Within the Streptomyces vilmorinianum genome, the region CTCGACGTACGGGCGGAACATCCCCAAGCCCGTGAAGCGCGGAGTCGCCGACGCCGTCCGGCGGCTCTACAACGGAAAGTCCCTGCTCAAGTACGACACCGTCGGCAAGGGGTACCGCTTCGGCGACATCCTCAACCTCGTGCACGCCTCGCCCGACCCGGAGAAGGCGTGGCAGGGCGAGCTGTTCCGGTACGCGCTCGACCGCCGGCACAACCCCGACACCGCCGTTCCCCCGGAGTCCGACCGCACGCTGACCGCCCACCGGGCCCTGATGGCGCTCCCGGTCGCCGAACGGCGTGCCGTGGTCACCGGACCCGACGGCGCGCGACGGCTGGCCGAGGCGGGGATGACCTGGGAGGCACTGGCGGGCTGGCTGCAGGGGCCGATGGACGCGGCGGCCTGGGAGGCCGTCATTCCCTCGATGGGCGCCATGGCGCTCCTGAGGAACCTGCGCAACTTCGACCAGGCGGGGGTCTCCGACGAGGTCGCGGCCCAGGTCGCGGCGAAGATCTCGGACCCGGTCGTCGTCGCGAAGTCGAAGCAGTTCCCGTTCCGCTATCTCGCCGCCTTCCAGCACGCACCCTCGCTGCGCTGGTCGTACCCGCTGGAGCGGGCGCTCGGTCACTCGCTGGCCAACGTGCCCGCGCTGCCGGGCCGGACCCTGGTCCTCGTCGACCGCTCGGGCTCGATGTGGACGAGGCTTTCGGACCGCTCGGAGCTCAACCGGGCCGACGCGGCCGCCGTGTTCGGCGCGGCGGTCGCGATGCGGGCGGCCGACGCCGACCTGGTCGAGTTCGGCACGAGCAGCGCCCGGGTGAAGTACCGGACGGGCGAGTCGGTGCTGAAGGTCCTCGGCCGTTTCGGCGAGCTCGGCGGCACCGACACCACCGAGGCGGTCCGCAAGCACTACAAGGGTCACGACCGGGTGCTGATCGTCACCGACGAGCAGGCCGCGTACAGCCACTACGGCGACCCGACCGCGCAGGTGCCGGACCGTGTTCCGGTCTACACCTGGAACCTCGCGGGCTACCGGACGGGCCACGCCCCCTCGGGAAGCGGCAACCGCCATACGTTCGGCGGCCTGACCGACGCCGCGTTCCGGATGGTTCCGCTGCTCGAGGCCGGCCGGAGCGCCGACTGGCCCTGGACGTGAGGAAGGGCCCGCCGGGTGACCGGCGGGCCCTTTCCGTACAGCGGATCAGAGCGCCTGGGCAGCCGGCTTCACCATGCCGCGGACCGTCCGGGACTTCACGAACTCGCCCATCGCGGTCATCTCCCACTCGCCGGAGAACTGCTTGATGAGCTTGGCCATCATCACGCCCGTCTGCGGCTCGGCCGTGGTCAGGTCGAAGCGGACCAGCTCCTCGCCGCTCGCGGCGTCGATCAGCCGGCAGTAGGCCTTGGCGACCTCGGTGAACTTCTGGCCGGAGAACGAGTTGACCGTGAAGACCAGGCCGGTGGCGTCCGCCGGGAGACGGCCGAGGTCGACGACGATGACCTCGTCGTCGCCCGCGCCCTCGCCGGTCAGATTGTCGCCGGAGTGCTTGATCGCGCCGTTCAGGATCGAGAGCTTGCCGAAGTAGCAGCTGTCCAGGTGGTTGCGCTGGGGGCCGTAGGCGATGACCGAGGCGTCGAGGTCGATGTCCTTGCCGCGGTACGCGGGCTCCCAGCCGAGGCCCATCTTGACCTGGGAGAGCAGCGGGCGGCCGCCCTTGACCAGCGACACGGTCTGGTTCTTCTGCAGGCTGACCCGGCCCTTGTCCAGGTTGATCTTTCCGGTGGAGACCGGGGCGGCGGCCGGCGCGGCGGCGGGCGGCGGGGGCGTGGTCGCGGCGAGCCGCGGGTCGACGGGGGCGGCGACCGGAGGCGCCACGGGAGGCGCCACAGGAGGTGCCACGGGAGTGGGGGCGGCCGCGGGCTCCTCGTCCACCGAGACGCCGAAGTCGGTCGCGATGCCCGCGAGCCCGTTCGCGTACCCCTGGCCCACGGCACGCGCCTTCCAGGCGCCGTTCCTGAGGTAGATCTCCACGATCACCAGCGCCGTCTCCGTACCGAGCCGCGGCGGGGTGAAGGTGGCGAGGACCTGGCCGTCGTCGGCGTTGCGGATCGTCGCCGTGGGCTCGATGCCCTGGAACGTCTGGCCGGCCGCGTCGGGGCTCGCGGTGACGACGATCTTCTCGATGCCGGGCGGCACCGCGCCGGTGTCCACCAGGATCGCGTCCGGAGCCGCCCCGCCGCCGGAGCGGTAGGTCACACCGGGGCCGGAGGGCTGGTTGTAGAAGATGAAGTCGGCGTCCGAGCGCACCTTGCCGTCGGCGGTGAGCAGCAGGCCCGAGACGTCGAGCCGCACCGGAGCGGCGACGTCCACCGCCACGCGCGCGGCGGACAGAGGGATGTTCGAGCCGGGGGTCATAGCGGTCATGCCAGAGGTAACGAGCGAGACCGCTTTGCCGTTCCCTTACCTTCGCCCGGTTCGGCCACCCTGGTTACGCGGGTGATTGCGGGCCGCCCGCTCGTTGCCGAACTTGTACGCGCCCGTCCAGCGCGCCATGACCAGCTGGGCGTCCCCCGACCCCACCTCCGCCAGGAACTTCTCCGCACGTCCCCCGCGCAGGGTGCCCGCGGCGCGCCCGCGGTGGGTGAGGACGACCGTGCCGTCCGCACGCTGCTCGTAACCGAATCCATGAGGCTGTGGCATGACGGGCATCCTGCCGTTCCCGGGCAGGTCCGTCATATGAATATTCGGGTTGATCGTATTCTTGCCGCTCGTGGGTGGGAGCTCTTTCAGAACGCGGGACGTGGACGAGGCGCGGCAGGAGATCGACGCGCGGTACTACGCCAACTTCATGGACGTCATCGAGCGGCAGGAACGTCCCTTCGCCGCCCGGTTCGACACGGTGGACCTGGGGCCGCTGGTCATCGGCGACCTGTCCTGCGGGGCGGACGTGCGGATGCGCTTCGGCGAGCTCGGGGCGTTCCACGTCAACGCCCCGCTGTCGGGGACGATGGAACTGCGGCAGGGCGGCCGCGCCCCGGTGCTGGCGACGCCGGCCGAGGCGGTGGTGCTCGATCCCTCGGGGGACACCTTCCTGGACCGCTGGAGCGGGGACTGCCGGGCCCTCTCCGTCAAGATCGACGCGGCCGCGCTCCGCGAACGCCTGGAGCGCCTCATCGGGCGGCCGCCGCATGGCGCCCTCGCCTTCGAGCCGCGTCTGGACATCACGCGCGGCCCCGGCCTGAGCTGGGTGCGCCTCGCCCGGCAGGTGGCGCACGAGGCGCTTGCCGGGGACAGCCTGGCCCACCATCCTCTGGTCGCCGCACCCCTGCAGGAGGCGCTGCTCAACGGGCTGCTCCTGGCCGCCGAGCACCCCTGGCGCGAGGAGCTCGCCCACCCGGGGGAGCCGCTGCGCCCGGCGCCCGTCAAGCGCGTGATGGACGCGGTGCGGGCCCGCCCGGAGCACCCGTTCACCACCACCGAGCTCGCCGGCCTGGCCAGGGTCGGCGTGCGCCGGCTGCAGGAGTCGTTCCGCGAGCACGTGGGCATGTCACCCATGGCGTACGTACGGGACGTCCGTCTCGAACGGGTCCATGAGGAGCTGCGGGGCGCCGCGCCCGACGAGCTGAGCGTGAGCGAGGTGGCCTGGCGCTGGGGGTTCGCGCACCACGGGAGGTTCGCGGCGCAGTACCGGACCCGGTTCGGCGAGACGCCCTCGCAGACGCTGCGCTCGACGCGGTGAGCCGCCGGCCGGCCGGACCCGCCGCGTTCCGCGGACAGTCGCCGCGCTGAGCGGATCGCGGTGGGCGGCGCGGCGCCC harbors:
- a CDS encoding TROVE domain-containing protein; this translates as MARFNTRTTKARVTSPVTSVGATTRTHEGGVGVLRDARSELFLLAVTNFVSQRTFYESGADRDDRFAALVRKLAVEDPEWTAGLLAWLRRDGNMRTASLVGAAEYVKARLDAGAETGPTNRRVVASVLLRADEPGELIGYWTSTYGRNIPKPVKRGVADAVRRLYNGKSLLKYDTVGKGYRFGDILNLVHASPDPEKAWQGELFRYALDRRHNPDTAVPPESDRTLTAHRALMALPVAERRAVVTGPDGARRLAEAGMTWEALAGWLQGPMDAAAWEAVIPSMGAMALLRNLRNFDQAGVSDEVAAQVAAKISDPVVVAKSKQFPFRYLAAFQHAPSLRWSYPLERALGHSLANVPALPGRTLVLVDRSGSMWTRLSDRSELNRADAAAVFGAAVAMRAADADLVEFGTSSARVKYRTGESVLKVLGRFGELGGTDTTEAVRKHYKGHDRVLIVTDEQAAYSHYGDPTAQVPDRVPVYTWNLAGYRTGHAPSGSGNRHTFGGLTDAAFRMVPLLEAGRSADWPWT
- a CDS encoding TerD family protein, with translation MTAMTPGSNIPLSAARVAVDVAAPVRLDVSGLLLTADGKVRSDADFIFYNQPSGPGVTYRSGGGAAPDAILVDTGAVPPGIEKIVVTASPDAAGQTFQGIEPTATIRNADDGQVLATFTPPRLGTETALVIVEIYLRNGAWKARAVGQGYANGLAGIATDFGVSVDEEPAAAPTPVAPPVAPPVAPPVAAPVDPRLAATTPPPPAAAPAAAPVSTGKINLDKGRVSLQKNQTVSLVKGGRPLLSQVKMGLGWEPAYRGKDIDLDASVIAYGPQRNHLDSCYFGKLSILNGAIKHSGDNLTGEGAGDDEVIVVDLGRLPADATGLVFTVNSFSGQKFTEVAKAYCRLIDAASGEELVRFDLTTAEPQTGVMMAKLIKQFSGEWEMTAMGEFVKSRTVRGMVKPAAQAL
- a CDS encoding AraC family transcriptional regulator, producing MDEARQEIDARYYANFMDVIERQERPFAARFDTVDLGPLVIGDLSCGADVRMRFGELGAFHVNAPLSGTMELRQGGRAPVLATPAEAVVLDPSGDTFLDRWSGDCRALSVKIDAAALRERLERLIGRPPHGALAFEPRLDITRGPGLSWVRLARQVAHEALAGDSLAHHPLVAAPLQEALLNGLLLAAEHPWREELAHPGEPLRPAPVKRVMDAVRARPEHPFTTTELAGLARVGVRRLQESFREHVGMSPMAYVRDVRLERVHEELRGAAPDELSVSEVAWRWGFAHHGRFAAQYRTRFGETPSQTLRSTR